A stretch of Ferribacterium limneticum DNA encodes these proteins:
- a CDS encoding pyridoxal-dependent decarboxylase, exosortase A system-associated gives MEAKAPPTHAPMTQFATVDSELLIGGLPLSRLAERVGQTPFYAYDRELLRTRVSQLKAALPAGVKLHYAMKANPMPALVAFMATLVDGIDVASGGEMKVALDAGGNPQEISFAGPGKRDAELRQAVAAGVLINVESFRELDVLARVSNELALPARVAVRVNPDFELKGSGMKMGGGPKQFGVDAEQVPALLARIGELKLSFEGFHLFAGSQNLKPESICEAQQKSYELALSLSRHAPSPVRFLNLGGGFGIPYFPGEQHLDLSPIGDNLTHLVARAAQDFPLASLVIELGRYLVGEAGIYVSRIVDRKISRGQTYLITDGGLNHHLSASGNFGQVIRKNYPVSIGNRMGAEDTEIVTIVGPLCTPLDILGDRMTLPVAVPGDLAVVFQSGAYGASASPQRFLGHPEVVEVLV, from the coding sequence ATGGAAGCTAAAGCCCCCCCGACTCACGCGCCAATGACTCAATTTGCCACAGTCGATAGTGAGTTGCTGATTGGCGGCTTGCCGCTCTCTCGCCTCGCTGAGCGCGTTGGCCAGACCCCCTTCTATGCCTACGACCGCGAACTGTTGCGCACCCGGGTTAGTCAGCTGAAAGCTGCTTTGCCAGCCGGAGTCAAATTGCACTACGCCATGAAAGCCAATCCGATGCCAGCGCTGGTTGCTTTCATGGCGACTTTGGTTGATGGCATTGATGTGGCTTCCGGCGGCGAAATGAAGGTGGCACTGGACGCTGGCGGTAACCCGCAAGAAATCAGTTTTGCCGGCCCCGGCAAACGGGATGCTGAACTTCGGCAGGCAGTCGCTGCGGGAGTATTAATCAATGTCGAATCGTTTCGTGAACTCGATGTACTCGCCCGTGTATCAAACGAACTGGCGCTGCCTGCGCGCGTGGCCGTCCGGGTCAATCCTGATTTCGAGCTGAAGGGTTCGGGCATGAAGATGGGCGGAGGACCAAAACAGTTCGGCGTCGATGCTGAACAGGTTCCGGCCCTGCTTGCTCGTATTGGTGAATTAAAGTTGAGTTTTGAGGGGTTCCATTTATTTGCGGGATCGCAAAACCTGAAACCGGAATCCATTTGCGAAGCGCAGCAAAAATCCTACGAATTAGCGCTTTCACTATCTCGTCACGCGCCGTCACCGGTACGCTTCCTGAATCTGGGTGGAGGATTCGGTATCCCCTACTTCCCAGGTGAGCAGCACCTCGACCTATCACCAATCGGTGACAATCTGACCCATCTCGTCGCCCGAGCCGCTCAAGACTTCCCACTCGCCTCGCTGGTCATTGAATTGGGGCGTTATCTCGTGGGCGAGGCAGGTATTTATGTTTCCAGAATCGTTGATCGCAAGATTTCGCGCGGACAAACCTACCTGATCACGGATGGCGGCCTGAACCATCACCTCTCGGCATCAGGCAACTTTGGACAAGTGATACGCAAAAACTACCCTGTTTCTATTGGCAACAGGATGGGGGCCGAGGATACCGAAATAGTCACCATCGTAGGACCTTTGTGCACTCCGCTAGACATACTCGGTGATCGAATGACGCTCCCTGTTGCCGTACCTGGTGACTTGGCTGTGGTATTCCAATCGGGCGCTTACGGCGCTAGTGCCAGCCCTCAAAGGTTTCTTGGCCACCCGGAAGTCGTTGAAGTTCTCGTTTAG
- a CDS encoding acyl-CoA ligase (AMP-forming), exosortase A system-associated, translating into MRDSTLLPELISRAAERDAAAPALTYGKTTLNYGELQESVSRFASGLIGLGLARGERVAIYLEKRFETVIASFGAPAAGGVFVPLNPLLKPEQVGYIMRDCNVRVLVTSPERLTLLRETLPACHDLRHVVVLDSPSALSALGGLNVLSWSTLLDAPSAQGHRVIDTDVVGILYTSGSTGKPKGVVLSHRNMVAGAKSVASYLENHAGDTLLAALPLSFDAGFSQLTTAFHVGARVVLLNYLLPRDVINAIEREKVTGLTAVPPLYIQLTQLAWPEGITDHLRYFANTGGRMPRETLDALRRHLPRSKPFLMYGLTEAFRSTFLPPCEVDKRPDSIGKAIPNAEILVLREDGSTCGPNEPGELVHRGALVGMGYWNDPEKTAERYKPLPIHAPGREAGLVLPEIAVFSGDTVRMDEEGFLYFIGRRDEMMKTSGYRVSPTEVEEILYATKMVGECVAFGVDNDRLGQAIQVIATAPANGTLDVAALLAECRARMPAYMVPSGIEIQDGPLPRNPNGKIDRKTLSTAWIEAHGS; encoded by the coding sequence ATGCGAGACTCGACGCTTCTACCTGAACTGATTTCCCGTGCCGCCGAGCGTGATGCCGCCGCTCCAGCCCTCACCTACGGCAAGACTACCCTCAACTACGGCGAACTGCAGGAATCCGTTTCCCGCTTTGCCAGCGGCCTGATCGGACTTGGTCTGGCACGCGGTGAGCGGGTTGCCATTTACCTGGAAAAACGCTTCGAGACAGTGATTGCCAGTTTTGGCGCACCGGCGGCCGGCGGCGTGTTCGTGCCGCTCAATCCGCTACTGAAGCCGGAACAGGTGGGTTACATCATGCGCGACTGCAATGTCCGCGTGCTGGTCACCTCGCCCGAGCGCCTGACACTGCTCAGGGAAACTCTACCGGCCTGCCACGATCTGCGCCATGTGGTCGTGCTTGATTCGCCCAGCGCGCTATCGGCGCTGGGTGGCTTGAACGTACTAAGCTGGAGCACGCTACTCGATGCCCCTTCTGCGCAAGGCCATCGGGTCATCGATACCGACGTTGTCGGCATTCTTTATACCTCCGGTAGCACTGGCAAGCCGAAAGGCGTGGTGCTATCGCACCGCAACATGGTCGCCGGCGCCAAGAGCGTAGCCAGCTATCTGGAAAACCATGCCGGCGATACCCTGCTAGCCGCCCTGCCACTGTCCTTCGACGCTGGCTTCAGCCAGTTGACGACGGCCTTCCATGTCGGTGCCCGTGTAGTGCTGCTCAATTACCTGCTACCGCGCGACGTGATCAATGCCATCGAGCGCGAGAAGGTCACCGGCCTGACAGCGGTGCCGCCGCTCTACATCCAGCTGACGCAACTGGCCTGGCCGGAAGGCATCACAGACCACCTGCGTTATTTCGCTAATACCGGTGGCCGCATGCCGCGCGAAACACTCGATGCCCTGCGCCGCCACCTGCCCCGCAGCAAACCCTTCCTGATGTACGGTCTGACTGAGGCGTTCCGCTCAACCTTCCTCCCGCCCTGCGAAGTGGACAAGCGACCGGATTCCATCGGCAAGGCAATTCCAAACGCTGAGATCCTTGTGCTACGCGAGGACGGCTCGACTTGCGGGCCAAACGAACCAGGCGAACTGGTGCATCGTGGCGCCTTGGTCGGCATGGGATACTGGAACGATCCGGAAAAGACTGCTGAGCGCTACAAACCGCTCCCCATCCATGCTCCTGGCCGCGAGGCCGGTCTTGTGTTGCCTGAAATCGCCGTATTTTCCGGCGACACCGTACGCATGGACGAAGAAGGATTCCTGTACTTTATCGGCCGCCGTGACGAGATGATGAAAACCTCAGGTTACCGGGTCAGCCCCACCGAGGTTGAAGAGATTCTGTACGCGACAAAGATGGTTGGAGAGTGTGTTGCCTTTGGCGTAGATAACGACCGACTCGGCCAGGCCATTCAGGTTATTGCCACCGCACCAGCCAACGGTACGCTCGACGTTGCCGCCCTCCTCGCCGAATGCCGTGCTCGCATGCCTGCCTACATGGTGCCAAGCGGCATTGAGATTCAAGATGGGCCACTCCCCCGCAACCCGAACGGAAAAATTGACCGAAAAACCCTGTCGACTGCTTGGATCGAAGCCCATGGAAGCTAA
- a CDS encoding TIGR03013 family XrtA/PEP-CTERM system glycosyltransferase, with translation MIRLFNHWFSWRSAAGMLFDLSFLFVSLAITLMWVHSDLPINPQHIIIYASLFAIAMLCINGVLGLYQRLSIRASTETRARVVLSLYLAIPVAYLLYALLPLAAVNRELIHLSAMSAVFGMLVTRVGAAHAPAAKMLRRRILVFGTGHQALAVKLALERSDPSAQIIGFFPGANEDQSQVPTNLILSRDHSLNDTARNMNVDEIVVALSERRGGAMPLRELLDCKLQGIRVLDLASHFEQTLGQIRLDSLYAGWLIFGDGFCQGTLRTAVKRIFDIICATILIIAALPVMLLAAVFIVLEDGFPLLYRQERVGLNGRLFNVIKFRSMRRDAEKDGKPIWAQAQDNRITRVGQIIRKLRIDELPQLFSVLKGDMSLVGPRPERPFFVDQLTKEIPFYAVRHSVKPGVTGWAQVRYHYGATVEDSAEKLQYDLYYVKNHSLFLDIVVLFETVGVVLTGKGAH, from the coding sequence ATGATCAGATTATTCAATCACTGGTTTTCTTGGCGAAGCGCCGCAGGGATGCTATTCGACTTGTCATTTCTATTTGTCAGCCTCGCCATCACGCTGATGTGGGTGCACAGCGACCTGCCGATCAATCCTCAACACATCATCATTTACGCTTCGCTCTTTGCCATTGCCATGCTGTGCATCAATGGTGTGTTGGGGCTTTATCAGCGTCTTTCCATTCGTGCCTCGACCGAAACCCGTGCTCGGGTCGTTTTGTCGCTTTACTTGGCAATCCCAGTTGCCTACCTCCTCTACGCTTTGTTGCCTTTGGCAGCAGTCAATCGCGAATTAATCCATCTTTCAGCCATGTCTGCCGTATTTGGCATGCTGGTTACCCGTGTCGGTGCAGCTCATGCCCCTGCCGCAAAAATGTTGCGACGCCGTATTCTCGTTTTTGGGACTGGACACCAGGCACTGGCGGTCAAGCTTGCCTTGGAGCGCTCTGACCCATCGGCCCAGATCATCGGCTTCTTCCCTGGTGCAAATGAAGACCAGTCGCAGGTGCCAACGAATTTAATTCTCAGCCGTGATCACTCGTTGAATGACACCGCGCGCAATATGAATGTGGATGAAATCGTTGTCGCGCTCAGCGAGCGGAGAGGCGGAGCGATGCCGCTACGAGAACTTCTTGACTGCAAACTGCAAGGTATTCGAGTTCTCGATCTGGCAAGCCACTTCGAACAAACCCTGGGTCAAATTCGGCTTGATTCGCTTTACGCCGGATGGCTTATCTTTGGCGACGGCTTTTGCCAAGGCACATTGAGGACAGCCGTAAAACGTATATTTGACATTATCTGCGCAACGATCCTGATCATCGCTGCATTGCCCGTCATGCTTCTGGCGGCAGTATTTATCGTGCTGGAAGATGGTTTTCCTCTGCTCTACCGGCAAGAGCGTGTTGGCCTCAACGGTCGTCTGTTCAACGTCATCAAGTTTCGCAGCATGCGGCGGGATGCCGAGAAAGATGGGAAGCCAATCTGGGCGCAAGCGCAAGACAATCGAATCACCCGTGTCGGTCAAATCATCCGCAAACTTCGTATTGATGAACTCCCGCAATTGTTCAGCGTCCTCAAAGGCGACATGAGCCTCGTCGGCCCGCGCCCGGAGCGCCCATTTTTTGTTGATCAGCTGACCAAGGAAATCCCGTTCTACGCGGTTCGTCATAGCGTCAAACCTGGCGTAACCGGCTGGGCACAGGTGCGGTATCACTACGGTGCCACCGTTGAGGATTCGGCTGAAAAGTTGCAGTACGATCTCTATTATGTGAAAAATCACTCGCTATTTCTGGATATTGTGGTTCTCTTTGAAACCGTGGGTGTCGTGCTGACAGGCAAAGGTGCTCATTAG